Proteins from a genomic interval of Gluconacetobacter diazotrophicus PA1 5:
- the rnd gene encoding ribonuclease D, with protein sequence MARTSKAGFPDPVLITTTEDLTGVVERLRREPFVSIDTEFVRERTYWPELCLVQLAGQDEVVVVDTLAPGIDLAPLGVLLDDPEVVKVFHAARQDLEIFLYLFGHLPAALFDTQVAAMVAGFGDQVGYDNLVASLTGAHIDKAHRFSDWSARPLSEAQIAYAAADVTHLRTVYQLLLERLEREGRLDWVASDLAVLSDPATFRPDPETLWERMRPRTSNRRMLGVLRAITAWREREAQRVNVPRQRLLKDESLLEIAATAPADVDALARIRGVSRGFAEGKSGTGILEAVAAARALPDGALPRQQKGKEGPRPSPALVALLKVLLAACCEEHDVAPRLVASSEDLDRLALEPEPDLPLLQGWRRTVFGDEALALKDGRMLLGVDGTRVKRIPA encoded by the coding sequence ATGGCGCGCACATCCAAAGCGGGTTTTCCCGATCCGGTCCTGATTACCACCACTGAAGACCTGACGGGGGTCGTCGAACGCCTGCGGCGCGAGCCGTTCGTTTCGATCGATACCGAATTTGTCCGCGAACGGACCTACTGGCCCGAACTGTGCCTGGTACAACTGGCCGGCCAGGACGAGGTCGTGGTGGTGGACACGCTGGCCCCGGGCATCGACCTGGCCCCGCTGGGGGTCCTGCTGGACGACCCGGAGGTCGTCAAGGTCTTCCACGCGGCGCGGCAGGATTTGGAAATCTTCCTGTACCTCTTTGGTCATTTGCCGGCCGCCCTGTTCGATACCCAGGTCGCGGCGATGGTCGCGGGGTTCGGCGACCAGGTGGGGTACGACAATCTGGTCGCCTCGCTGACCGGCGCGCATATCGACAAGGCGCACCGGTTTTCCGACTGGTCGGCGCGCCCCCTGTCCGAGGCGCAGATCGCCTACGCCGCCGCCGACGTCACGCATCTGCGGACGGTCTATCAATTGCTGCTCGAACGGCTGGAGCGCGAGGGCCGGCTGGACTGGGTGGCGTCCGACCTGGCCGTCCTGTCCGATCCCGCGACCTTCCGCCCCGATCCCGAAACCCTGTGGGAGCGGATGCGGCCCCGGACCTCGAACCGGCGCATGTTGGGCGTGCTGCGGGCCATTACCGCGTGGCGCGAGCGCGAGGCCCAGCGGGTGAACGTTCCGCGCCAGCGGCTGCTGAAGGATGAAAGCCTGCTGGAAATCGCGGCCACCGCCCCGGCGGATGTCGATGCCCTGGCCCGCATTCGCGGCGTGTCGCGCGGCTTCGCCGAAGGCAAGAGCGGCACCGGCATCCTCGAAGCCGTGGCGGCCGCCCGGGCGCTGCCCGACGGCGCCCTGCCGCGCCAGCAGAAGGGCAAGGAGGGGCCCCGCCCGTCGCCGGCGCTGGTCGCCCTGCTGAAGGTCCTGCTGGCTGCCTGCTGCGAGGAACATGACGTGGCGCCGCGGCTGGTCGCCTCGTCCGAGGACCTGGACCGCCTGGCGCTGGAGCCCGAGCCCGACCTGCCGCTGCTGCAGGGATGGCGCCGCACGGTGTTCGGTGACGAAGCCCTGGCCCTGAAGGACGGCCGGATGCTGCTGGGGGTCGATGGCACCCGCGTCAAGCGCATTCCCGCCTGA
- a CDS encoding adenosine kinase: MSVTNGDAAKDCRFDLLGIGNAIIDVLAPVDPAFLTEHDMISGSMMLIDAERAEALYNKIHREREMGGGSAANTCVVASNMGARVAYLGKVADDAPGRTFAADLQDSGIFFPSSFLTGRIAQEQPTARCLVLVTPDGQRTMNTYLGACVSFGPQDVVEEVVASACVTYLEGYLFDPPHAQDAFRHAASLAHGAGRQVALSLSDPFCVARHRDAFRELVRGHIDILFANEEEICSLYQTEDFTTAMEHAAADTHFAVVTRSGQGSAIIREGERIDVPPVATQVVDTTGAGDAYAAGFLAGWTSGRTLEECGRLGSVAASEIISHYGARPLVNLRQDMEL, from the coding sequence ATGTCTGTGACGAACGGCGACGCCGCAAAGGATTGTCGCTTCGACCTGCTGGGGATCGGCAACGCGATCATCGACGTCCTGGCACCGGTCGATCCGGCCTTCCTGACCGAGCATGACATGATTTCCGGCAGCATGATGCTGATCGACGCCGAGCGTGCCGAAGCCCTGTACAACAAGATCCATCGCGAACGCGAAATGGGCGGCGGGTCGGCTGCCAACACCTGCGTCGTGGCATCCAACATGGGCGCGCGGGTCGCCTATCTGGGCAAGGTCGCGGACGACGCCCCGGGCCGGACCTTCGCGGCCGACCTGCAGGATTCCGGCATCTTCTTTCCGTCCTCGTTCCTGACCGGCCGCATCGCGCAGGAACAGCCGACGGCGCGCTGCCTGGTACTGGTCACGCCGGACGGCCAGCGGACCATGAATACCTATCTGGGGGCCTGCGTCTCGTTCGGGCCCCAGGACGTCGTGGAGGAGGTCGTCGCCAGCGCCTGCGTGACGTATCTGGAAGGGTACCTGTTCGATCCCCCGCACGCGCAGGACGCATTCCGCCATGCCGCGTCGCTGGCCCACGGGGCAGGGCGGCAGGTGGCGCTGTCGCTGTCCGACCCGTTCTGCGTCGCCCGCCATCGCGATGCGTTCCGCGAGCTGGTGCGGGGCCATATCGACATCCTGTTCGCGAACGAGGAGGAAATCTGTTCGCTGTACCAGACCGAGGATTTCACGACGGCGATGGAGCACGCCGCCGCCGACACGCATTTCGCCGTCGTGACCCGCTCCGGCCAGGGCAGCGCCATCATCCGGGAGGGCGAGCGGATCGACGTCCCCCCCGTGGCGACGCAGGTGGTCGATACCACGGGCGCGGGTGACGCCTATGCCGCCGGCTTCCTGGCGGGCTGGACCTCGGGCCGCACGCTTGAGGAATGCGGCCGGCTGGGCAGCGTCGCGGCGTCCGAGATCATCTCGCATTACGGCGCGCGTCCGCTGGTCAACCTGCGCCAGGACATGGAACTGTAG
- a CDS encoding ammonium transporter, translated as MALLAAPSIASAADPAPPPPINTGDTAWMLTSTALVLMMTVPGLALFYGGMVRKKNVLATLMQSFAICCIITVLWMVAGYSLTFGTGSPYIGDLSRFMLNGIGAQISKGSDVGFTLGLGSANATVMTIPESVFMMFQMTFAIITPALIAGSFAERMKFSALCVFTILWSLLVYAPIAHWVWSPLGWVAGFGAVDFAGGTVVHINAGIAGLVTALVLGKRQGYGQDDMSPFNLTYAVIGASLLWVGWFGFNAGSAVGSNGRAGMAMATTQIATAAAGLSWMLAEWARTGKPTVLGIISGAVAGLVAITPAAGFVLPGGALVIGLITGAVCYFAATSLKHMLGYDDSLDAFGVHGIGGILGALLTGVLAYGPLSATDANPAGVVGSFAQFVTQAKAVGVTIVWCGVVTFILLKIVDLAIGLRVTTEQEQQGLDMSLHGEKIS; from the coding sequence ATGGCCCTGCTGGCCGCCCCGTCGATCGCATCCGCCGCCGATCCGGCCCCTCCTCCCCCGATCAACACCGGCGATACCGCCTGGATGCTGACCAGCACCGCGCTGGTGCTGATGATGACCGTGCCGGGCCTGGCCCTGTTCTATGGCGGCATGGTCCGCAAGAAGAACGTGCTGGCCACGCTGATGCAGTCCTTCGCCATCTGCTGCATCATCACCGTCCTGTGGATGGTCGCGGGCTACAGCCTGACGTTCGGCACCGGGTCGCCCTATATCGGCGATCTGTCCCGCTTCATGCTGAACGGCATCGGCGCGCAGATTTCCAAGGGGTCCGATGTCGGCTTCACGCTGGGGCTGGGGTCGGCCAACGCCACGGTGATGACAATCCCCGAGAGCGTCTTCATGATGTTCCAGATGACGTTCGCGATCATCACCCCGGCGCTGATCGCCGGCTCGTTTGCCGAGCGCATGAAGTTCAGCGCGCTGTGCGTCTTCACCATCCTGTGGTCGCTGCTGGTCTATGCGCCGATCGCCCACTGGGTCTGGAGCCCGCTGGGCTGGGTCGCGGGGTTCGGCGCCGTCGATTTCGCCGGCGGCACCGTGGTGCACATCAATGCCGGCATCGCAGGCCTGGTCACGGCGCTGGTGCTGGGCAAGCGGCAGGGCTACGGCCAGGACGATATGTCGCCCTTCAACCTGACCTATGCCGTCATCGGCGCGTCGCTACTATGGGTCGGCTGGTTCGGCTTCAATGCCGGGTCGGCCGTGGGCTCCAACGGCCGCGCCGGCATGGCGATGGCGACGACGCAGATCGCGACCGCCGCCGCCGGCCTGTCCTGGATGCTGGCCGAATGGGCCCGCACCGGCAAGCCGACGGTGCTGGGCATCATTTCCGGCGCGGTGGCGGGCCTGGTCGCGATCACGCCCGCCGCCGGCTTCGTGCTGCCGGGCGGGGCGCTGGTCATCGGCCTGATCACGGGCGCCGTGTGCTATTTCGCGGCGACGTCGCTGAAGCACATGCTGGGCTATGACGACAGCCTGGACGCCTTCGGCGTGCATGGCATCGGCGGCATCCTGGGCGCGCTGCTGACCGGTGTGCTGGCCTATGGCCCGCTTTCGGCCACCGACGCCAACCCCGCCGGGGTCGTGGGGTCGTTCGCGCAGTTCGTCACCCAGGCCAAGGCCGTGGGCGTCACCATCGTCTGGTGCGGCGTCGTGACCTTCATCCTGCTGAAGATCGTCGACCTCGCCATCGGCCTGCGCGTCACCACCGAACAGGAACAGCAGGGTCTCGACATGTCCCTCCATGGCGAAAAGATAAGCTGA
- the typA gene encoding translational GTPase TypA, producing MDIRNIAIIAHVDHGKTTLVDQLLKQSGSFRENQHVAERAMDSNDLERERGITILAKCTSVVWKDTRINIIDTPGHADFGGEVERILSMVDGAVVLVDAAEGALPQTKFVVGKALARGLKPIVVVNKIDRGDARPDEVHNEIFDLFAALGANDEQLDFPMLFASGRQGWADEELEGARKDLAPMFDLIVRHVPPPQVDKDAPFAMVATILENDNFLGRVLTGRVEQGRAKVNMPVRVLRPDGSVVETGRLTKLLSFRGLERVPVEEAEAGDIVAVAGLSEATIPETIASPEITEPLASTPVDPPTLSMTFRLNDGPLGGREGKKVTSRQIRDRLFKETEGNIAIRVTDSPESEAFEVAGRGELQLGVLIEQMRREGFELTIGRPRVLFRTNEETGEREEPFEEVLIDVDEPYSGVVVEKMAQRKGLMQDMQPSGGGKVRLTFLIPSRGLIGYHGEFLTDTRGTGIMNRLFAGYQPWAGAIEGRRNGSLISSEDGATTQYSLFSLQERGTLFVDAGEKVYVGMIIGEHSRENDLEVNPVREKKLTNIRAAGKDDALLLTPPRKMSLEQAIAYIEDDELVEVTPSAVRIRKRYLDPHERKKRDRQGASA from the coding sequence ATGGATATTCGCAATATCGCCATCATCGCCCACGTCGACCATGGCAAGACCACGCTGGTTGACCAGTTGCTGAAGCAGTCGGGCTCGTTCCGCGAAAACCAGCACGTCGCCGAGCGTGCGATGGACAGCAACGACCTGGAACGCGAACGCGGCATCACGATCCTGGCCAAGTGCACGTCGGTGGTGTGGAAGGACACCCGCATCAACATCATCGATACGCCGGGCCACGCCGATTTCGGCGGCGAGGTCGAGCGGATCCTCAGCATGGTGGACGGCGCCGTGGTGCTGGTGGACGCGGCCGAGGGCGCGCTGCCGCAGACCAAGTTCGTGGTCGGCAAGGCGCTGGCCCGCGGCCTGAAGCCGATCGTGGTGGTGAACAAGATCGATCGCGGCGACGCCCGCCCCGACGAAGTGCACAACGAGATCTTCGACCTGTTCGCCGCCCTGGGCGCGAACGACGAGCAGCTCGATTTCCCGATGCTCTTCGCCTCGGGCCGCCAGGGCTGGGCGGATGAGGAACTGGAGGGCGCGCGCAAGGACCTGGCCCCGATGTTCGACCTGATCGTGCGGCACGTTCCGCCGCCGCAGGTGGATAAGGACGCGCCCTTCGCCATGGTCGCCACCATCCTGGAAAACGACAACTTCCTTGGCCGCGTGCTGACCGGCCGCGTCGAGCAGGGACGCGCCAAGGTCAACATGCCGGTGCGCGTGCTGCGTCCCGACGGCTCGGTGGTCGAAACCGGACGCCTGACCAAGCTGCTGTCCTTCCGCGGACTGGAGCGCGTGCCGGTGGAGGAAGCCGAGGCCGGTGACATCGTCGCGGTCGCGGGCCTGTCCGAGGCGACCATTCCCGAAACCATCGCCTCGCCCGAAATCACCGAGCCGCTGGCCTCGACCCCCGTCGATCCGCCGACCCTGTCGATGACCTTCCGCCTGAATGACGGCCCGCTGGGCGGCCGCGAGGGCAAGAAGGTGACGTCGCGCCAGATCCGCGACCGCCTGTTCAAGGAAACCGAGGGCAACATCGCCATCCGCGTGACCGACAGCCCCGAAAGCGAGGCGTTCGAGGTCGCGGGCCGTGGCGAACTGCAGCTTGGCGTGCTGATCGAGCAGATGCGCCGCGAGGGTTTCGAACTGACCATCGGCCGCCCCCGGGTGCTGTTTCGCACCAACGAGGAGACCGGCGAGCGCGAAGAGCCGTTCGAAGAGGTCCTGATCGACGTCGACGAGCCCTATTCGGGCGTGGTGGTCGAGAAGATGGCGCAGCGCAAGGGCCTGATGCAGGACATGCAGCCGTCGGGCGGCGGCAAGGTGCGCCTGACCTTCCTGATCCCGTCGCGCGGCCTGATCGGCTATCACGGCGAATTCCTGACCGACACGCGCGGCACGGGCATCATGAACCGGCTGTTCGCCGGCTACCAGCCCTGGGCCGGCGCGATCGAGGGGCGTCGCAACGGGTCTCTGATCTCGTCGGAAGACGGGGCGACGACGCAGTACTCGCTGTTCTCGTTGCAGGAGCGCGGGACCCTGTTCGTCGATGCGGGCGAAAAGGTCTATGTCGGCATGATCATCGGCGAGCATTCGCGTGAGAACGACCTGGAAGTGAATCCGGTCCGCGAAAAGAAGCTGACGAACATCCGCGCCGCCGGCAAGGACGACGCGCTGCTGCTGACCCCGCCCCGGAAGATGAGCCTGGAACAGGCGATCGCCTATATCGAGGACGACGAACTGGTCGAGGTCACGCCCAGCGCGGTGCGAATCCGCAAGCGCTACCTGGACCCGCATGAGCGCAAGAAGCGCGACCGCCAGGGCGCCTCGGCCTGA
- a CDS encoding outer membrane beta-barrel protein codes for MKLISHVLTIIVCSVGVAVALKPVAARAQVTIFQKSGPSSDFDAWLQGITLTGQIEGGIDANPARPDNGINFGNFLGDHANQVQLNQVALTLARAIDPTKAEYQIGFTLEALYGSDARYYHLLGISDHMTSDRYQLIPAQAHVDTHLPWLTKGGLNMQAGILQAPMGVETLDPTTRPFYSLAYTSEYSVPFQHVGAMFKWHVIDMLDVTFGIDTGNQTTFGRSDNNDAPAGYFGFNLNNLAHGKLTIIELSRVGPEDSVKVLGSPANHLNRFWNDINATYAITDKLSVTGEFNYLHDDGLRADTTSFVSFLSYKITPTLTFNYRGEIYRDNTGLFVASFLTNRAYMQAVAGIPAPAESAPPTTYGELTLGVTYKPDLGHHIRVFEIRPEIRFDRSLNGTTPFNDGRNTGVFTFGGDAVLGF; via the coding sequence ATGAAGCTGATATCTCATGTCCTTACGATTATCGTGTGTTCCGTCGGCGTGGCCGTGGCCCTGAAACCCGTTGCCGCGCGCGCCCAGGTGACCATCTTCCAGAAATCCGGCCCCTCATCCGATTTCGATGCCTGGCTGCAGGGCATAACCCTGACCGGGCAGATCGAGGGCGGCATCGACGCCAATCCCGCCCGGCCCGACAACGGCATCAATTTCGGCAACTTCCTGGGGGACCACGCCAATCAGGTGCAGCTCAACCAGGTGGCGCTGACCCTTGCCAGGGCCATCGACCCGACGAAGGCCGAATACCAGATCGGCTTCACGCTCGAAGCGCTCTACGGCTCGGACGCACGCTATTACCACCTGCTGGGCATTTCCGACCACATGACGTCGGACCGCTATCAGCTCATTCCCGCCCAGGCCCACGTCGATACCCACCTGCCATGGCTGACGAAGGGGGGGCTGAACATGCAGGCGGGCATCCTGCAGGCCCCCATGGGGGTCGAAACCCTGGACCCGACAACGCGGCCCTTCTATTCTCTGGCCTATACGTCGGAATATTCGGTGCCGTTCCAGCATGTCGGCGCGATGTTCAAATGGCACGTGATCGATATGCTCGACGTCACCTTCGGCATCGATACCGGCAACCAGACGACGTTCGGCCGCAGCGACAACAATGACGCACCGGCCGGCTATTTCGGCTTCAACCTGAACAACCTGGCACACGGCAAACTGACCATCATCGAACTCAGCCGTGTCGGACCCGAAGATTCGGTGAAGGTCCTGGGCTCGCCCGCCAATCACCTGAATCGATTCTGGAACGATATCAACGCGACCTATGCCATCACGGACAAGCTGTCGGTCACCGGCGAATTCAACTACCTGCACGATGACGGGCTGCGGGCGGATACGACCAGCTTCGTCAGCTTCCTCAGCTACAAGATCACGCCGACCCTGACCTTCAATTATCGCGGCGAAATCTATCGCGACAATACCGGCCTGTTCGTCGCCAGCTTCCTGACCAACCGGGCCTATATGCAGGCCGTCGCCGGCATTCCCGCCCCCGCGGAATCCGCCCCGCCGACCACCTATGGCGAACTGACGCTGGGCGTCACCTACAAGCCGGATCTGGGCCACCATATCCGGGTGTTCGAGATCCGGCCCGAAATCCGCTTCGACCGGTCGCTGAACGGCACGACGCCCTTCAACGACGGACGGAACACGGGCGTGTTCACGTTCGGCGGCGACGCCGTGCTGGGTTTCTGA
- the alr gene encoding alanine racemase — translation MLTADPMPAAPSAWTGGILTIDLDAVAANYRILRDRVGPRTICGAAVKADAYGLGAARIVPVLAEAGCHTFFVAHLAEGAAIRPLLGTDATIFVLNGAMPGTEAALHEHGLVPVLNSLEQIARWRDLARQAGRDLPAALQVDSGMSRFGLSDADVDALAARDGSLAGITPLLVMSHLACADEPAHPANHAQRAAFLRLRARLPAAPASLAASSGLFMGSDWHFDMVRPGAALYGINPTPGWPNPMQPVVRLQARIVQTRWIGPGTAVGYGAAFIADRPSRIATLAVGYGDGFPRAAGGHGHAVLPERPAAKLPIIGRISMDCLAVDVTDISDAPLDAGTALDLIGPHHSIDSAAAAAGTIGYELLTGLGARYHRLYRDDRSRKGCNG, via the coding sequence ATGCTGACCGCGGACCCGATGCCCGCCGCCCCTTCGGCCTGGACGGGGGGCATCCTGACGATCGATCTGGACGCGGTCGCCGCCAATTACCGCATCCTGCGCGACCGGGTCGGTCCCCGCACGATATGCGGCGCGGCGGTCAAGGCCGATGCGTACGGGCTGGGCGCGGCCCGCATCGTGCCCGTCCTGGCGGAAGCCGGGTGCCATACCTTCTTCGTCGCGCACCTGGCCGAGGGGGCTGCCATCCGGCCCCTGCTGGGCACGGATGCCACGATTTTCGTCCTGAACGGCGCCATGCCGGGCACCGAAGCCGCGTTGCACGAACACGGACTGGTGCCGGTGCTGAACAGCCTGGAACAGATCGCGCGCTGGCGCGACCTGGCCCGGCAGGCCGGCAGGGACCTGCCTGCCGCGCTGCAGGTCGATAGCGGCATGTCACGCTTCGGCCTGTCGGACGCGGATGTGGATGCCCTGGCGGCGCGGGACGGTTCCCTGGCCGGGATCACGCCGCTGCTGGTCATGAGCCACCTGGCCTGCGCCGACGAACCCGCCCACCCCGCCAACCACGCGCAGCGCGCGGCCTTCCTGCGCCTGCGGGCCAGGCTGCCGGCGGCGCCCGCCAGCCTGGCCGCGTCGTCCGGCCTGTTCATGGGCAGCGACTGGCATTTCGACATGGTGCGCCCGGGCGCCGCGCTGTACGGCATCAATCCCACGCCGGGCTGGCCGAATCCGATGCAGCCGGTGGTCCGCCTGCAGGCGCGCATCGTGCAGACGCGCTGGATCGGCCCCGGGACGGCAGTCGGATACGGCGCAGCCTTCATCGCCGACCGGCCCAGCCGGATCGCGACGCTGGCGGTGGGGTACGGCGACGGATTTCCCCGCGCCGCGGGCGGCCACGGCCATGCGGTCCTGCCCGAACGGCCGGCGGCGAAGCTGCCGATCATCGGCCGGATTTCCATGGATTGCCTGGCGGTGGACGTAACCGACATCAGCGACGCCCCCCTGGACGCCGGCACGGCGCTGGACCTGATCGGTCCGCATCATTCCATCGATTCCGCCGCCGCTGCCGCCGGAACCATCGGCTACGAACTGCTGACGGGGCTGGGCGCACGGTATCATCGTCTCTATCGCGACGACCGGTCGCGGAAAGGATGCAACGGGTGA
- a CDS encoding GcrA family cell cycle regulator: MAMEWTEETIARLRELWQQGLSTAEIGRQLAVTKNAVVGKAHRLGLQSRPSPIRRPPAPARAMEQKATTPTPVPAVAPVVASSPAAPTPVASPAMASDSVTPVAAAEPRPATVAPAVVAEIRPAPQGSAPPAAVAPSSPQPVSPAPAPATESKAESTVEARAATRPEPRAPLRAVTAPAPRRSGLTCCWPLGDPGTPGFHFCGGTPVPGKPYCAEHAQLAYVKLRDRRDNVA; the protein is encoded by the coding sequence ATGGCAATGGAATGGACCGAGGAGACGATCGCGCGTCTTCGCGAGCTTTGGCAGCAGGGGCTGTCGACGGCCGAGATCGGGCGTCAGCTTGCGGTGACGAAAAACGCGGTCGTGGGCAAGGCGCATCGTCTTGGCCTTCAGTCGCGTCCGTCCCCGATCCGCAGGCCCCCGGCACCCGCCCGGGCGATGGAACAGAAGGCGACGACCCCGACACCAGTGCCCGCAGTGGCGCCCGTTGTCGCGTCATCCCCTGCCGCTCCGACCCCCGTCGCCTCTCCGGCCATGGCGTCGGACAGCGTGACGCCCGTCGCAGCGGCGGAGCCCCGTCCGGCGACCGTGGCGCCGGCCGTCGTCGCCGAAATCCGTCCCGCGCCGCAGGGTTCCGCGCCCCCGGCTGCCGTGGCTCCGTCCTCTCCGCAGCCGGTTTCTCCGGCGCCGGCGCCGGCGACCGAAAGCAAGGCCGAAAGCACGGTGGAAGCCCGCGCGGCCACCCGGCCGGAACCGCGTGCCCCGCTGCGTGCCGTTACGGCTCCGGCCCCGCGCCGCAGCGGCCTGACCTGCTGCTGGCCGCTGGGCGACCCGGGTACGCCGGGCTTTCACTTCTGCGGCGGCACGCCGGTACCCGGCAAGCCGTACTGCGCCGAACACGCGCAGCTTGCCTATGTCAAGCTGCGCGACCGGCGGGACAACGTCGCCTGA
- a CDS encoding D-amino acid dehydrogenase: MKVIVLGAGVIGVTSAWYLAKLGHEVEVVDRQPAAAMETSFANAGQVSPGYSTPWAMPGLPRKALGWMLQKHSPLVIRARIDFAMFRWMTQLLTNCTEHAYDVNKARMLRIAEYSRDCLTALREETGITYDDRQRGLIQLFRTDAQLEHAHEDMRLLAESEVPHELLDVAAIVRREPGLAHAQHLLKGGLFLPGDESGDAHMFTQRLAQKAEELGVTFHYETGIEGLDASASEILGVRTSTGRMTGDAYVVALGSYSPLLLRPMGIRLPVYPVKGYSLTVPLTDPDRAPVSTVNDETYKVAMTRLGDRIRIGGTAELTGYDLRLSPDRRETLELSFSDLFGGGDLGRATYWTGLRPNTPDGTPVVGPSGRFRNLWLNTGHGTLGWTMACGSGHMLADLIAGRRPNIPHLDLSIDRYAS; the protein is encoded by the coding sequence GTGAAGGTCATCGTTCTGGGGGCCGGGGTCATCGGTGTCACCTCGGCCTGGTATCTGGCGAAACTGGGCCATGAGGTCGAAGTGGTCGACCGGCAGCCCGCGGCGGCGATGGAAACCTCCTTCGCCAATGCCGGCCAGGTCTCACCCGGCTATTCCACGCCCTGGGCCATGCCCGGCCTGCCGCGCAAGGCGCTGGGCTGGATGCTGCAGAAGCACAGCCCGCTGGTCATCCGCGCGCGCATCGATTTCGCGATGTTCCGCTGGATGACGCAATTGCTGACGAACTGCACCGAGCACGCCTACGACGTCAACAAGGCGCGGATGCTGCGGATCGCGGAATACAGCCGCGACTGCCTGACGGCGCTGCGCGAGGAAACCGGCATCACCTATGACGACCGCCAGCGCGGCCTGATCCAGCTTTTCCGCACCGACGCGCAGCTGGAGCACGCGCATGAGGACATGCGCCTGCTGGCCGAAAGCGAGGTACCGCACGAACTGCTGGACGTGGCGGCCATCGTCAGGCGCGAACCCGGCCTGGCCCACGCGCAGCATCTGCTGAAGGGGGGGCTGTTCCTGCCGGGCGATGAATCGGGCGACGCGCATATGTTCACCCAGCGCCTGGCGCAGAAGGCCGAAGAACTGGGCGTCACCTTCCACTACGAGACGGGCATCGAGGGGCTGGATGCCAGCGCGTCCGAGATCCTGGGCGTCCGCACGTCCACCGGCCGGATGACGGGCGATGCATACGTCGTGGCGCTGGGCAGCTATTCGCCGCTGCTGCTGCGGCCGATGGGAATCCGGTTGCCGGTCTATCCGGTCAAGGGCTATTCCCTGACCGTGCCCCTGACCGACCCGGATCGGGCCCCCGTCTCGACCGTGAATGACGAGACGTACAAGGTCGCCATGACCCGGCTGGGCGACCGTATCCGCATCGGCGGCACCGCGGAACTGACGGGATACGATCTGCGGCTGAGCCCCGACCGGCGCGAAACGCTGGAACTCTCCTTTTCGGACCTGTTCGGCGGCGGCGACCTGGGCCGCGCCACCTACTGGACCGGCTTGCGCCCCAATACGCCGGACGGCACCCCGGTGGTCGGCCCGTCGGGACGCTTCCGCAATCTGTGGCTGAATACGGGCCACGGCACCCTGGGCTGGACCATGGCCTGCGGGTCCGGACACATGCTGGCCGACCTGATCGCCGGCCGGCGGCCGAACATTCCACACCTGGACCTGTCGATCGACCGCTACGCTTCCTGA
- a CDS encoding bactofilin family protein yields the protein MARAPFPPAPPPGPGAVPPPRTGMAASPRKDSAERRTLVVGRGISVQGTIQDAERLVVEGTVESTMIHAHELQVAHGGIFRGEVEVEDADLAGTIDGTLTVRGSLTIRSTGRLLGKAKCRRLQVEDGGQVTGQLEMITTPASAAAEAPAPETPVAPEVPEPI from the coding sequence ATGGCCCGTGCCCCGTTCCCGCCCGCTCCGCCGCCCGGCCCCGGCGCCGTTCCGCCGCCGCGCACCGGCATGGCCGCGTCGCCGCGCAAGGACAGTGCCGAACGCCGGACGCTGGTCGTGGGGCGCGGGATCAGCGTGCAGGGTACCATCCAGGATGCCGAGCGCCTGGTTGTGGAGGGCACGGTCGAATCCACGATGATCCACGCCCATGAACTGCAGGTCGCCCATGGCGGCATATTCCGTGGCGAGGTCGAGGTCGAGGACGCGGATCTGGCCGGCACCATCGACGGCACCCTGACCGTGCGCGGCAGCCTGACCATCCGGTCCACCGGCCGCCTGCTGGGCAAGGCGAAATGCCGCCGGCTGCAGGTCGAGGATGGCGGGCAGGTCACCGGCCAGCTTGAGATGATCACCACGCCGGCGTCGGCCGCCGCCGAGGCCCCGGCCCCGGAAACCCCGGTCGCGCCCGAAGTGCCCGAACCGATCTGA
- a CDS encoding P-II family nitrogen regulator yields the protein MKFIIAIIKPFKLDDVREALGTIGIQGLTVTEVKGYGRQKGQTEIYRGAEYQIQFVAKVKIEVAVADSMLDQALDTIRAAAHTGTIGDGKMFVLELQQAIRIRTNETGEIAL from the coding sequence ATGAAATTCATTATAGCCATTATCAAGCCATTCAAACTCGACGATGTCCGCGAAGCCCTGGGCACCATCGGCATCCAGGGACTGACCGTTACCGAAGTCAAAGGATATGGCCGCCAGAAGGGACAGACCGAGATCTATCGCGGCGCGGAATATCAGATCCAGTTCGTGGCAAAAGTGAAAATCGAAGTCGCGGTGGCCGATTCGATGCTGGATCAGGCGCTCGATACCATTCGTGCCGCCGCCCATACCGGCACGATCGGGGACGGCAAGATGTTTGTTCTTGAACTGCAACAGGCCATTCGTATCCGTACGAATGAAACCGGGGAGATTGCCTTGTGA